The sequence GCCGGCTCTCGTCCGGCACGGTCGGCCCGCCCACGCATTCGGTCACGTCTTCGGCGGTCAGCTCCAGGTGCAGGCCGGCCGGCTCGGCGCCGCCGGCGCGCACCGCGGCCACGAAACCGGTGGCCTCGGCGACCACGGTGTCCAGGTGGCGGGTCTTCAGGCCCACACCGGTCCGGACGGTGTTGCCGTGCATGGGGTCGCAGATCCAGGCGACCCGGTGACCGGCCGCCGCCACCGCGTGCACCAGGGGCGGCAGGCGGTCGGCGACGCGCCCGGCCCCCATCCGGCTGATCAGGGTGAGCCGGCCCGGCAGCCGATGCGGGTCGAGCAGCGCGCAGATGCGCACCGCGTCCTCGGGCGTGGCGTCCGGACCGATCTTGACGGCCACCGGGTTCCCGAGGCCGGCCAGGAAGTGCAGGTGTGCGCCGCCGATCTGGCGGGTACGGTCGCCCACCCACGGCAGGTGGGTGGAGCGCAGGAACCACTCGCCGGATTCGTCGTCGAACCGGGTCAGCGCCTGTTCGTACTCCAGGATCAGCGTCTCGTGGCTGGTGTCCAGCGGCCCTCCGGCCCCGGCCAGCTCCTCGATCACCTGCTTGGCGGTGTAGTACGCGGACAGCAGCCGGTACGGGTCCGGCTGGCGGGCCGCCGTCGTGGGCGCCGGATCGTTGACCATGAGCCCGCGGAAGACCGGCAGAAGCCGGTCGCCGACCTGCTCGGTCGGGGCCGATCGCGGCTTGGCGAACTGCCCGGCGATCCGCCCGACGGTGACCGCCCGCCGGCCGGACGACTCGGCGAGCCGCTCGCCGAGCGCGGCCAGCAGCCCACGTTTACCGCGGGCCGCCTCGGCCGCCGCGCGGCCCAGTGGCTCCGCGCAGTCACCGCCCTGCAGCAGGACGGCCGCTCCCTCGGCGACCTGGGCGAGATCGTCGCGGAGCGCGCGGATCTCGCC is a genomic window of Actinoplanes teichomyceticus ATCC 31121 containing:
- a CDS encoding 3-deoxy-7-phosphoheptulonate synthase; translation: MPSPRLLAPNFEEIDAGLWRPDTWRALPAVQQPDWPDPGELAAVTDYLSGLPPLTAVGEIRALRDDLAQVAEGAAVLLQGGDCAEPLGRAAAEAARGKRGLLAALGERLAESSGRRAVTVGRIAGQFAKPRSAPTEQVGDRLLPVFRGLMVNDPAPTTAARQPDPYRLLSAYYTAKQVIEELAGAGGPLDTSHETLILEYEQALTRFDDESGEWFLRSTHLPWVGDRTRQIGGAHLHFLAGLGNPVAVKIGPDATPEDAVRICALLDPHRLPGRLTLISRMGAGRVADRLPPLVHAVAAAGHRVAWICDPMHGNTVRTGVGLKTRHLDTVVAEATGFVAAVRAGGAEPAGLHLELTAEDVTECVGGPTVPDESRLGRAYHSLCDPRLNPHQAGVVVDAVAEAMRP